A stretch of Planococcus citri chromosome 5, ihPlaCitr1.1, whole genome shotgun sequence DNA encodes these proteins:
- the LOC135848377 gene encoding uncharacterized protein LOC135848377, with translation MRLKMRRDLLQLVATLLTDTGVNILHENDQWSIWRFIILFTSFLSAGLSTTAFCLINTNDFYAFANPAPYIAAATNVLNSAYLLLHYKNIISEILFEMDQNCYTYPDEHLLQIEYPWYLQESNIKLIMGVMKYAIFNVVLMVSLPVFGELVYYGRIKTFIYPFWAPWKVDSLRSELMTFVLQFTQACSAVWLNYVVSIFLFFIVIEFMRQYQRLISAVSSLEHRTLQQVVKEECFDRALRENIMHCVRHHQILHKNFERFKIWFSMLFSVELAMSFITFALALLVMINASSLGQVLNYFTVVFFIWINLLIRCLISEIFSYLNENLADTLIWDVTWYKTNKENRTLLLMFHLTACKPLRLYGLSVFEATRVTFAKLVRTTYSFFNVLNLSLKK, from the exons ATGCGTTTAAAAATGCGAAGAGACCTTCTTCAGCTCGTGGCAACTTTACTCACAGATACAGGAGTAAACATTTTGCATGAAAACGATCAATGGAGCATTTGGCGATTCATTATACTCTTCACTTCATTCCTTTCAGCAGGATTGTCAACCACCGCGTTCTGCTTAATCAATACCAATGATTTCTACGCCTTCGCCAACCCTGCCCCATATATCGCCGCAGCCACCAACGTTCTAAACAGCGCCTACCTTTTATTACATTACAAAAACATCATCAGCGAAATCTTATTCGAAATGGATCAGAATTGTTACACGTATCCGGACGAGCATCTGCTTCAAATCGAATACCCTTGGTATTTGCAAGAGTCCAACATCAAGCTCATAATGGGAGTCATGAAATACGCCATCTTCAACGTCGTATTAATGGTCAGTTTACCAGTTTTTGGAGAATTGGTGTATTACGGTAGGATTAAAACGTTCATATATCCTTTTTGGGCGCCTTGGAAAGTGGACAGTTTAAGAAGCGAGTTGATGACGTTTGTACTACAATTTACTCAGGCGTGTAGCGCCGTTTGGTTGAATTACGTCgtgtcgatttttttattcttcatcgTGATTGAGTTCATGAGACAGTACCAAAGATTGATTTCTGCTGTTTCATCTTTGGAACATCGAACATTGCAGCAAGTTGTGAAGGAAGAATGCTTTGATCGAGCATTGCGAGAAAACATCATGCATTGTGTTAGGCATCATCAAATACTGCACAA GAATTTCGAACGATTCAAGATCTGGTTCTCAATGCTTTTCTCGGTAGAACTCGCCATGTCCTTCATAACTTTCGCGCTTGCTTTGCTCGTCATGATAAAT GCTTCAAGTCTGGGtcaagttttaaattatttcacgGTGGTATTCTTCATCTGGATTAATCTACTGATCAGATGCTTGATTAGCGAGATATTCTCATATTTG aacgAAAACCTTGCTGACACGCTTATTTGGGATGTAACATGGTACAAGACaaacaaagaaaacagaacactGCTTTTAATGTTCCACTTGACAGCCTGCAAGCCATTACGTTTATATGGACTATCAGTTTTTGAAGCTACTCGGGTCACGTTTGCTAAATTAGTTCGCACAACGTATTCTTTCTTCAATGTATTGAACCTTTCTTTGAAAAAGTAG